The following proteins are co-located in the Dromiciops gliroides isolate mDroGli1 chromosome 2, mDroGli1.pri, whole genome shotgun sequence genome:
- the SOCS4 gene encoding suppressor of cytokine signaling 4 — MAENNTKDVDVRPKTSRSRSADRKDGYVWSGKKLSWSKKNEHSSDTDTPGATEKADIPLGSPERKHSCSSIELDLDGSCGHRFLGRSLKQKLQDAMGQCFPIKNCSSRHSSVLPSKRKILISELMLDKCPFPPQSELAFRWHLIKQHTAPITPKSDNRRSTDLSESDMRDVQLKERGNREESVNPFPHTQVQPCDTTTDNHSHRCDPKTDSVMNLTSNNSIEDSDMDSDDEVLTLCTSSRKRNKPKWETDDEMLQLETPPKYHTQIDYVHCLVPDLLQINNNPCYWGVMDKYAAEALLEGKPEGTFLLRDSAQEDYLFSVSFRRYSRSLHARIEQWNHNFSFDAHDPCVFHSPDITGLLEHYKDPSSCMFFEPLLSTPLNRTFPFSLQHICRTVICNCTTYDGIDTLPIPSSMKLYLKEYHYKSKVRVLRIDVPEQ; from the coding sequence ATGGCAGAAAATAATACTAAAGATGTAGATGTGAGACCCAAAACCAGTCGGAGTAGAAGTGCAGACAGAAAAGATGGTTATGTGTGGAGTGGGAAAAAGCTCTCTTGGTCCAAAAAGAATGAGCATTCTTCTGATACTGACACACCAGGTGCCACAGAGAAAGCCGACATCCCTTTAGGGAGCCCAGAGAGGAAGCACAGCTGTTCATCCATTGAGTTGGATTTAGATGGCTCATGTGGGCACAGATTTTTGGGACGGTCTCTTAAACAGAAACTGCAAGATGCTATGGGACAGTGTTTTCCCATAAAAAATTGTAGCAGTCGACACTCTTCAGTGCtcccatcaaaaagaaaaattcttatcAGCGAACTCATGTTAGATAAGTGTCCTTTTCCACCTCAGTCAGAGCTGGCCTTTCGTTGGCATTTAATTAAACAACACACTGCCCCTATAACTCCAAAATCAGATAACCGCAGAAGCACAGACTTATCTGAAAGTGATATGAGGGATGTCCAGCTGAAGGAAAGAGGTAACAGGGAAGAAAGTGTAAACCCTTTTCCACACACTCAGGTTCAGCCATGTGACACAACTACTGACAACCATTCACATCGATGTGATCCAAAGACTGATTCTGTAATGAATTTGACATCTAATAACAGTATAGAGGATAGCGATATGGATTCAGATGATGAAGTTTTAACACTTTGCACAAGTTCtaggaaaagaaacaaaccaaaatggGAAACTGATGACGAAATGCTGCAGTTGGAAACACCTCCTAAATACCACACTCAGATAGATTATGTTCACTGTCTTGTTCCAGATCTCCTTCAGATCAATAACAATCCGTGTTACTGGGGAGTAATGGACAAATATGCAGCTGAGGCATTACTGGAAGGAAAACCAGAGGGAACCTTTCTACTTCGTGACTCAGCACAGGAAGACTATTTATTCTCTGTTAGTTTTAGACGCTATAGTCGTTCTCTTCATGCTAGGATTGAACAGTGGAATCACAACTTTAGTTTTGATGCACATGATCCTTGTGTCTTCCATTCTCCTGATATTACTGGACTCCTGGAACATTATAAAGACCCAAGCTCTTGTATGTTCTTTGAACCACTTTTATCCACTCCTTTAAATCggactttccccttttcccttcagcATATATGCAGGACAGTTATTTGTAACTGTACAACCTATGATGGTATTGATACCCTCCCAATTCCTTCATCTATGAAATTATATCTGAAGGAATATCACTATAAATCAAAAGTTAGAGTACTCAGGATTGATGTACCAGAACAATAA